A genomic stretch from Hemicordylus capensis ecotype Gifberg chromosome 1, rHemCap1.1.pri, whole genome shotgun sequence includes:
- the PNOC gene encoding prepronociceptin, which yields MRILLWSILSFCLLAHALSDCRRDCLNCHRHLYRHQDDFSLLICVMECEGRLVSSTTWELCSKASRKAPLPLVPDSLEGALNQPLEMWEDGLLRGRGNLKHLGDLTGMVGFGKAEDEKRVSKGSSPVHQLEAEDGTNNGGQVPVGEFQDQLDIPKGLGGFLSGPFSYGQIEEPGVQELQKRFGGFIGARKSARKWHNQKRFSEFLKQYLGMSPRSIEYDGLADDPKEQNEI from the exons TGCTTGCACACGCACTCAGCGATTGCCGCAGAGACTGCCTGAACTGCCACAGACACTTGTACAGGCATCAGGATGACTTCAGCCTTCTT ATCTGTGTGATGGAATGTGAAGGGAGGCTCGTCTCCAGCACCACCTGGGAGCTCTGCAGCAAGGCAAGTAGGAAGGCACCTTTGCCTCTAGTTCCCGACAGCCTGGAAGGAGCACTGAATCAGCCCTTGGAGATGTGGGAGGATGGCCTGCTCAGAGGCAGAGGCAACCTCAAACATCTGGGTGACCTAACCGGGATGGTGGGTTTTGGCAAGGCTGAAGATGAGAAGCGAGTGTCCAAAGGGAGCAGCCCTGTCCACCAACTGGAGGCAGAAGATGGTACCAACAATGGAGGCCAAGTCCCAGTGGGGGAATTCCAAGACCAGCTGGATATCCCCAAGGGGTTGGGTGGCTTCCTGAGTGGACCATTCAGTTACGGGCAGATAGAGGAACCTGGAGTGCAAGAGCTCCAGAAACGGTTCGGAGGTTTCATCGGCGCCCGGAAGTCAGCCCGGAAGTGGCACAATCAGAAGAGGTTCAGCGAATTCCTGAAGCAGTACCTCGGGATGTCCCCACGTTCCATTGAGTACGACGGTTTGGCTGACGACCCGAAGGAACAGAATGAGATCTAG